GAAGCCTTTACCAAGTATGCGAGAGAAAACCTGATTCTTTTGAAGTTGGACTTTCCTCACCAAATAGAACAAAGTGTCGCACTGAAGCAACAAAACGACAAGCTGATGCGTCAATTTGGTGTACAGGGTTATCCAACTATTCTACTTGTTGATGAAGAGGGAAAAGAAATCGGACGTACTGGATACCAACCCGGTGGAGTTGAGGCATACATCGAACATCTAAAGGAACTTCAAATCCACTAGAGTTAAAAAACAAAAGAGATACAGAGCCACCGGATTCACGGTGGCTTTTTTTTGGTTTGCCCAGAATGCTTTCTGCGCCGATGGACTGAAAGAAGTCCTGACGCCTTACCAGCGGGAAGTCAACATGAGATCAAGGGCGCTCTTGGCAACGGCAGGGTCTGAAGTAAGAAGCAGTGGGAATATGGAACATAGCACAAGCGAACTGAAGTTGGTCGGTAGAGTGGGTAACCTTGCCTAAAGTGGGAAAGCCCTAAAGCTGGATAGCTCTACAGATTTTGACAGATGGCTTCATATTCAGGCAGGAAAGCTTAACTGGGGAAGCCTGTTGTTGTCCACAGCAGTGGAAAGATTGATCAAGCTGAGAGGCAAGTGATATCTATGCGACAGCAGGTGGCAGATGAGCCCGTATTAGTGATTAACCCTTTGCCGATGAAAGCTGGTGACAGACGGGAGGATAAAACAAAGGGGACAATGCTCATGGTAGCATTGGGGGCTGCAACTCAAAAGGTTGCAGTTCATGCGAAGGGGCGAAGGTAATCCAAAGGACAGCAGAAATGACAAGAAGTAGATGATGCAAAGTGAGAAACTAAAGAAGAAGCTGAAATGCTTTGAGGCTCGGATTGACAGTGGTGACGAACTTCCTTTCAATCCCGACCACACGAGTCAGAGTATTCCTGGAAAGGCTACGCCGGAGAATCTTCTATATTGCCTTGAGCTAAAGAGAGTGGATTCACAGGAAGAAGGAACTGATAGCATCAGGGAAACGGAATCAAAGAAGCGGCAATGAAACAAGGAACGTCATGAGAAAGTACTACAGTTTAATCGACAAGGTCTATGCGCTGAAGAACCTGTATGCATCCTTTGAAAGCGTCAAGCGTAACAAAGGAGCAGCGGGTGTGGATCATCAGAGCATCACAGACTTTGAAGCAAATCTTGTAGAGAATATCAATCAACTTCATGAATATCTACGCACAAAGACCATTCAGCCCTCTCCGGTAAGAAGAGTAGAAATACCCCGACCGGACGGCAGAAAAGACCATTGGGCATACCGAATGTCAGAGACAGAGTGGTGCAACAAGCCATCCTGAATGTAATACAGCCGATCATTGGGCCGGACTTCCATCCCTCGAGTTATGGATATCGTCCCAGAAGATCGTGCCAGCATGCAGTGGCTAAAGCACAGCAGTTTCTGGTTCGGTATGACCTTTCCTGGGCTGTGGACATGGATCTGTCAAAGTGCTTCGACACTCTCGATCATGAGCTAATTACAAGGATTATCAGGAGCCGTGTACGAGACCCGTACGCACGGTTCTGTGAGAGGGATGATGCTGGATTTGATCATCCAGCATCACCCTACTCGATTTTTGATCTTCAAACTGAGACTGATGGACTGCCATTTGCAGAAACGGTGATCAGAATCTTGCCCCAAAATCCCATTTGCAGTTTTCAGTGATCAAATTTGCAGTTTTCAGTGATCACTTATAATCTCCAAGTTGCAATCACTTATTGGAGAGTCACCCTTTTAAGTATACAGGCAAGTCCGTTGAAGATAGTACAGAGGAGAATGATGAAGAAATACTAAGAATTAGGTAGATAGTTTATCCAGCACTGGTGATATAAGCGGATGAGCTCTCCAGAATAAAGGTCAACAGGTTGTTAAAGGAGAATATGGATACGTAAAAGCGCAAAAAAAGATAAAAGGATAGAGAGGAAAGAGTCGCGCATA
This is a stretch of genomic DNA from Candidatus Cloacimonadota bacterium. It encodes these proteins:
- a CDS encoding reverse transcriptase domain-containing protein, translated to MQQAILNVIQPIIGPDFHPSSYGYRPRRSCQHAVAKAQQFLVRYDLSWAVDMDLSKCFDTLDHELITRIIRSRVRDPYARFCERDDAGFDHPASPYSIFDLQTETDGLPFAETVIRILPQNPICSFQ